In one Yoonia rosea genomic region, the following are encoded:
- a CDS encoding carbohydrate ABC transporter permease — MGGDSKFLGMAYVSPYVIGLCIFTAFPFLASLYLSFTDYDLLSTPEWVGLDNYERLFTRDRTFSKSLSVTLLYVFMTVPLKLCFALLVAVVLNYKLKAIGFFRTAYYVPSVLGGSIAIAVLWRYIFADVGLVNMGLTAIGMEPVNWFGDPQNALFTLTLLRCWQFGSAMVIFLAALQSVDRSLYEASSIDGATKWQQFRYITVPLITPVIFFNLIMQTVQAFQEFNGPYIITNGGPLKSTYLLPLYIYDKAFKSFDMGYASAIAWVLFVIIMVLTLIAFWSSKKWVYYAGDKRS, encoded by the coding sequence ATGGGTGGTGACAGCAAGTTTTTGGGGATGGCCTATGTTTCGCCTTACGTGATCGGGCTGTGCATCTTCACAGCGTTTCCGTTCTTGGCGTCGCTCTATCTGTCGTTCACCGATTACGATCTTTTGTCGACGCCGGAATGGGTTGGCCTTGATAACTACGAGCGTCTTTTCACCCGCGACCGGACGTTCAGCAAATCCCTGAGCGTGACACTGCTTTATGTGTTCATGACCGTCCCGCTCAAGCTGTGCTTTGCGCTGCTGGTGGCTGTGGTGCTGAACTACAAACTCAAAGCGATCGGGTTTTTCCGGACGGCCTACTATGTCCCGTCGGTTCTGGGGGGATCCATCGCGATTGCGGTCCTGTGGCGCTACATCTTTGCTGATGTAGGCCTTGTGAACATGGGGCTGACGGCCATCGGCATGGAGCCTGTCAACTGGTTTGGCGATCCGCAGAATGCCCTGTTCACCCTGACGCTTTTGCGCTGCTGGCAGTTCGGATCGGCGATGGTGATCTTTCTTGCCGCGCTGCAATCGGTGGACAGATCGCTCTATGAGGCCTCCAGCATCGACGGTGCAACCAAGTGGCAGCAATTCCGCTATATCACCGTACCGCTGATCACACCGGTCATCTTTTTCAACCTGATCATGCAGACAGTACAGGCGTTTCAGGAATTCAATGGCCCTTACATCATCACCAACGGTGGCCCGCTGAAATCCACCTATCTGTTGCCACTTTATATCTACGACAAGGCCTTCAAGAGCTTCGACATGGGCTATGCCTCGGCCATCGCTTGGGTCCTATTCGTGATCATCATGGTTTTGACCCTGATCGCCTTCTGGTCGTCGAAAAAGTGGGTCTATTACGCCGGCGACAAGAGGAGCTGA
- a CDS encoding carbohydrate ABC transporter permease, which yields MVSLPDLEPMPLGERTRSAQELKIQRAQRRGAIIRYVILTLFGLLMLYPLIWLVGASFKTNEEIFSSASFWPENPTVQGYIDGWETSTPYTFGRFFLNSLYIVIPKMLGTAFSSVIVAYGFARFEFPGKKILFGILIATLLLPDVVTRIPQYLLFRELGWLDTYLPLFVPQWFALEAFFVFMLIQFMRSIPRDMEEAARVDGANTFQVLWYVVIPMLMPAIISVCLFQFMWTMNDFLGPLIYISSVENYPVSLALKLSIDTTEAFNWNQILAMTVLALTPSLIVFFIAQKYFIEGISTGGVKG from the coding sequence ATGGTATCCTTACCTGACCTAGAACCAATGCCCCTTGGCGAACGCACGCGTTCAGCGCAAGAGCTCAAGATCCAGCGCGCGCAGCGCCGCGGTGCCATCATCCGCTATGTGATCCTGACGTTGTTCGGCCTTTTGATGCTGTATCCTTTGATCTGGCTGGTGGGCGCATCCTTCAAAACAAACGAGGAAATCTTCAGCTCGGCGTCATTCTGGCCGGAAAATCCAACCGTGCAGGGGTATATCGACGGCTGGGAAACGTCGACGCCCTATACCTTCGGGCGGTTCTTTTTGAATTCGCTTTACATCGTGATCCCCAAGATGCTCGGCACGGCATTCTCGTCAGTGATCGTGGCCTACGGCTTTGCCCGATTTGAATTTCCCGGCAAGAAGATCCTGTTTGGCATTCTGATCGCGACGTTGCTGCTGCCCGATGTGGTTACGCGCATTCCGCAGTATCTGTTGTTCCGCGAGTTGGGCTGGCTTGACACCTATCTGCCGCTGTTCGTGCCGCAGTGGTTCGCGCTTGAGGCTTTTTTCGTCTTTATGCTGATCCAGTTCATGCGGTCGATCCCGCGTGACATGGAAGAGGCCGCGCGCGTTGACGGGGCCAACACCTTTCAGGTGCTTTGGTATGTCGTGATACCGATGCTGATGCCTGCCATCATTTCGGTCTGTCTGTTCCAGTTTATGTGGACCATGAACGACTTTCTCGGGCCGCTTATCTACATCTCTTCGGTCGAGAATTATCCCGTGTCTCTGGCGCTCAAGCTGAGCATCGACACGACCGAGGCGTTCAACTGGAACCAGATCCTTGCGATGACTGTGCTTGCACTGACGCCGTCACTGATCGTGTTCTTCATTGCCCAGAAATATTTCATCGAGGGCATCTCAACAGGGGGGGTCAAAGGCTGA
- a CDS encoding ABC transporter substrate-binding protein, with the protein MTYFKTFIAAALATTTVAGTAYAEELRMSWWGGDSRHEATQAALQVCGEALGHTIKPEFTGWSGHFEKVATQLAGGTEADIMQINWPWLPIFSENGDGFADLRDFSDTIDLSQWSDEELDASSRNGALNGLPASVSGRIFFFNKTTFDKAGLAIPTTFEELMAAGPVFAEKLGDNYYPLEGIGLDASLLIQMIVTQQTGRSFINPETNAVQWSQDELQAGIDMYQAMVDNHVIKGWPERAAQGNIALHENADWTSGQIAGSYQWDTTFFKISDPLAEGQELVPAGLLRVAGAQNDGVYRKPSMVFSISANSPNQQAAAEVLNCLLTQPEGIAAMGSARGVPSSDVAAAQLLADGGIQQIQVDAQNMVMSANAPAISPFNEDPDVRAGIEDTLELFAYGELDSTEASEEILMLVNEALEDK; encoded by the coding sequence ATGACATATTTCAAGACATTTATCGCAGCAGCACTTGCCACAACGACTGTGGCCGGTACGGCATATGCCGAGGAATTGCGGATGAGCTGGTGGGGGGGCGATAGCCGCCACGAGGCCACTCAGGCGGCACTTCAGGTTTGCGGTGAGGCGCTGGGCCATACGATCAAGCCCGAATTCACCGGTTGGTCCGGCCACTTCGAAAAGGTCGCCACTCAGCTGGCGGGCGGCACCGAGGCCGACATCATGCAGATCAACTGGCCATGGTTGCCGATTTTCTCGGAAAACGGTGACGGCTTTGCCGATCTGCGGGATTTTTCCGACACCATCGACCTGTCCCAGTGGTCTGACGAAGAGCTTGACGCGTCCAGCCGCAACGGTGCGTTGAACGGTCTGCCCGCGTCTGTTTCAGGCCGGATTTTCTTTTTCAACAAGACCACATTCGACAAGGCCGGTCTGGCGATCCCGACCACCTTTGAGGAACTGATGGCCGCAGGTCCTGTCTTTGCCGAAAAGCTGGGTGACAACTATTATCCTCTGGAAGGCATCGGACTCGATGCGTCTTTGCTGATCCAGATGATCGTGACCCAGCAGACTGGCCGCTCCTTTATCAATCCTGAAACCAACGCAGTTCAGTGGTCACAGGATGAATTGCAGGCCGGTATCGACATGTATCAGGCGATGGTCGACAACCACGTGATCAAGGGTTGGCCAGAGCGCGCTGCGCAAGGGAACATCGCACTGCATGAAAACGCTGACTGGACCTCTGGCCAGATCGCGGGCAGCTACCAGTGGGATACGACGTTCTTCAAGATCTCTGATCCGCTTGCTGAAGGACAAGAGCTTGTGCCTGCAGGGCTGTTGCGGGTCGCGGGTGCACAGAACGACGGGGTGTATCGCAAGCCCTCGATGGTGTTCTCGATTTCGGCCAATTCGCCGAACCAGCAGGCGGCTGCCGAAGTGCTCAACTGCTTGTTGACCCAACCCGAAGGGATTGCGGCAATGGGGTCGGCACGTGGCGTGCCATCATCGGATGTGGCCGCAGCGCAGCTTCTTGCGGATGGTGGTATTCAACAGATCCAGGTGGATGCGCAGAACATGGTGATGTCAGCCAATGCGCCAGCAATCAGCCCATTCAATGAAGACCCTGATGTGCGTGCCGGGATTGAAGACACGCTGGAGTTGTTTGCCTACGGTGAATTGGATAGCACAGAAGCCTCAGAAGAAATCCTGATGCTTGTGAATGAAGCGCTGGAAGACAAGTAA
- a CDS encoding ABC transporter ATP-binding protein produces the protein MADLQLTSVEKIYGGGFKAVHGIDLHVADGEFMVLVGPSGCAKSTTLRMIAGLETITGGEIRIGENVVNDLVPGKRGIAMVFQNYALYPHMKVRRNLSFGLKLKREPSAKIESATKEVSGILEIEELLDRLPKQLSGGQAQRVAVGRALIKSPEVFLFDEPLSNLDAKLRASMRMRITDLHKRLRDEGRPATVVYVTHDQVEAMTMGDRICVMKDGHIMQVADPVTLYERPANAFVAGFIGMPEMNLAPAVLANDGKLTITLAGQTIAVPKGLAERLEPHEGPVTFGIRPQHVEIVAADTADAFSGTVHNIEFMGHEVNLHVHVGESNFIAVIPTDKFDTEIQRGDAVCLRPDGARIHLFNAESGANISLADQTTVIGRNT, from the coding sequence ATGGCTGATCTTCAACTTACATCTGTCGAAAAGATCTATGGCGGCGGTTTCAAGGCCGTGCATGGTATTGACCTGCATGTTGCAGACGGCGAGTTCATGGTGCTGGTCGGCCCATCGGGATGTGCCAAATCCACAACGCTGCGGATGATTGCAGGGCTGGAGACGATCACGGGCGGTGAAATCCGCATTGGTGAAAATGTCGTCAATGATCTGGTGCCTGGCAAACGGGGTATCGCGATGGTGTTCCAGAACTATGCGCTTTACCCGCATATGAAGGTGCGACGGAACCTGTCGTTCGGACTCAAACTCAAACGTGAACCGTCAGCCAAAATTGAAAGCGCGACGAAAGAGGTCTCCGGTATCCTCGAGATTGAGGAGCTTCTGGACCGGTTGCCAAAGCAGTTGTCGGGCGGGCAGGCGCAGCGTGTCGCTGTCGGCCGTGCGCTCATCAAATCGCCCGAGGTGTTTTTGTTCGACGAACCTTTGTCGAACCTTGACGCCAAATTGCGTGCCTCGATGCGCATGCGCATTACCGACCTGCATAAGCGCCTCCGCGATGAAGGGCGCCCTGCGACCGTGGTTTATGTGACCCACGATCAGGTCGAGGCAATGACCATGGGCGACCGTATCTGCGTTATGAAAGATGGCCATATCATGCAGGTCGCCGATCCGGTGACCCTCTATGAGCGCCCCGCCAATGCCTTTGTTGCAGGGTTTATAGGGATGCCGGAAATGAACCTTGCGCCTGCGGTTCTGGCCAATGATGGCAAGCTGACGATCACACTTGCCGGTCAAACGATTGCGGTGCCCAAGGGGCTGGCTGAACGGCTCGAGCCGCATGAAGGGCCTGTGACCTTCGGCATCCGGCCGCAACACGTCGAGATCGTGGCTGCGGACACCGCCGATGCGTTCTCGGGGACGGTCCATAACATCGAGTTCATGGGACATGAAGTGAACCTGCATGTTCACGTGGGCGAGAGCAATTTCATTGCCGTTATACCGACCGATAAATTCGACACGGAAATCCAACGTGGTGACGCCGTCTGCCTACGACCTGACGGCGCACGTATTCATCTTTTCAACGCGGAAAGCGGTGCGAACATCTCACTTGCCGACCAAACCACTGTCATAGGGAGGAACACATGA
- the pglA gene encoding polygalacturonase PglA translates to MLSAHSVTPYTVTILIHADTARYHLERPVSWRLEGTELRGVSDIVPVFLEGLLPDTVYTFWAGEEKLFFRTAPCAGLIDAADYGVSPDAADNACAFAAAVAAVPKGGTLRLPEGHIASGPVFLKSDMTVWLPEGARLAAIADRGGWPILPDHDADGRVVGTWEGLPAASFASLVTAIGCKNLAITGRGTLDGGGDRGDWWTWPKETREGARRPRTLFLAHCTDILLSGITVCNSPSWTVHPYRCDRLTATAMQITNPADSPNTDGFDPESCTQVKVCGLHISVGDDCIAVKAGKRGTGEDTRVDHIAPTRHLTIANCLMEDGHGAVVMGSEMSGDITDVDITRCEFKGTDRGLRIKTRRGRGGQVARIAMNDVAMDGVGTALAINAFYYCDADGKSTEVQSRDPAPVDDSTPLIADITVTNVQLRGVRHAAGAFLGLPEAPLRGLRLTGVTVGYDADAEPGETLMACHLPSARHAGLLHRFAQIETDAALTDLLEDMTDVS, encoded by the coding sequence GTGCTTAGCGCCCATTCAGTCACGCCTTACACGGTGACCATTCTTATCCACGCAGATACGGCGCGGTATCATCTGGAAAGGCCCGTCTCATGGCGCCTTGAAGGGACGGAACTGCGCGGCGTATCGGACATTGTTCCAGTATTTCTTGAAGGCCTCCTTCCAGACACGGTTTATACCTTCTGGGCAGGTGAGGAGAAATTGTTCTTTCGCACGGCGCCCTGTGCGGGTTTGATCGACGCGGCTGATTATGGCGTCTCACCCGATGCGGCAGACAACGCCTGCGCCTTTGCCGCGGCGGTAGCCGCCGTGCCAAAAGGTGGGACCTTGCGCCTGCCAGAAGGGCACATCGCCAGTGGCCCGGTATTTTTGAAATCAGACATGACCGTTTGGCTGCCGGAAGGCGCGAGGCTTGCCGCTATTGCCGACCGTGGTGGCTGGCCGATCCTGCCCGACCATGATGCTGACGGTCGCGTCGTCGGCACGTGGGAAGGGTTGCCCGCGGCAAGCTTTGCTTCGCTGGTGACAGCGATTGGATGCAAGAACCTGGCCATTACCGGGCGTGGGACGCTGGACGGTGGTGGCGATCGTGGCGATTGGTGGACTTGGCCCAAGGAAACCCGCGAAGGTGCCCGCCGCCCGCGCACGCTGTTTCTGGCCCATTGCACGGATATTCTCTTGTCCGGTATCACGGTGTGCAATTCCCCATCCTGGACTGTGCATCCCTACCGTTGCGACCGGCTCACTGCCACCGCCATGCAGATCACCAACCCTGCCGATAGCCCAAATACCGATGGATTTGATCCTGAAAGCTGTACGCAAGTGAAGGTGTGCGGGCTGCACATCAGCGTGGGGGACGATTGTATTGCGGTCAAAGCCGGTAAGCGTGGGACCGGAGAGGACACCCGCGTCGATCACATCGCCCCGACGCGGCATCTGACAATCGCCAACTGCCTGATGGAGGATGGCCACGGTGCGGTCGTCATGGGATCGGAGATGAGTGGTGATATCACGGATGTTGACATCACGCGGTGTGAATTCAAAGGCACAGACCGTGGCTTGCGGATCAAGACGCGGCGTGGGCGCGGTGGTCAGGTTGCCCGCATTGCGATGAATGATGTCGCGATGGACGGGGTCGGAACGGCCCTTGCCATCAATGCTTTCTACTATTGCGATGCGGACGGAAAATCCACGGAGGTCCAATCGCGCGATCCCGCGCCGGTTGATGACAGCACGCCGCTGATTGCCGACATTACTGTCACGAATGTCCAGTTGCGCGGTGTGCGCCACGCGGCGGGCGCATTCCTTGGTTTGCCCGAAGCGCCCCTGCGCGGGCTGCGCTTGACCGGCGTGACGGTGGGTTATGACGCCGACGCGGAGCCGGGCGAAACGCTTATGGCCTGTCATCTGCCCAGCGCCCGACACGCAGGATTGCTACACCGCTTCGCGCAGATCGAAACGGATGCCGCTTTGACAGATTTGCTTGAGGATATGACCGATGTTAGCTGA
- a CDS encoding family 4 glycosyl hydrolase has translation MSATPVTIAYIGGGSLNWATKLMADLAHDTTLAAQVRLYDIDHAAAQRNAKIGMRFADVSKGTPARYAAVPSMQEALSGADVVVVSILPGAFDDMACDVDIPARYGIKQAVGDTVGPGGFVRALRAIPMMISIAEAIRANAPRAWVCNLTNPMSVLTGAMYQAFPAIRLWGECHEVTKLRHQVAWIANQEAGAARYSHRDVEVNVLGINHFTFVDAIGLEGRDMLPAYRAFAGQHGNSGWSPREIDPTDEHDLYFMDRSRVKFDLYRRFGIPAAAGDRHLAEFMPQGEYLDVAADWEFTLTPVSYRIRDRAEKQARADALAAGQGVPYADRSDEALVDQIKGLLGLGQFVSNVNLPNRGQMDGLPLGTIVETNALFSSLGVTPLVAGRMPDALLAITADHAARQSALLQAVADGRWDDLFDLFRTDPLVVPLPAETARQMFDEMVQATAHHLPRDLLKEAS, from the coding sequence GTGAGCGCAACCCCTGTTACCATAGCCTACATCGGTGGCGGCTCGCTGAACTGGGCGACCAAGCTGATGGCCGATCTGGCCCATGACACGACGCTGGCGGCACAGGTGCGGCTTTACGATATCGACCACGCGGCCGCGCAAAGAAATGCCAAAATCGGGATGCGTTTTGCCGATGTCTCCAAGGGAACGCCAGCGCGCTATGCGGCCGTGCCCTCAATGCAAGAGGCATTGAGCGGGGCTGACGTCGTTGTCGTATCAATCCTACCTGGCGCCTTCGATGATATGGCCTGCGACGTAGACATCCCCGCGCGCTACGGGATCAAGCAGGCCGTGGGTGATACCGTTGGGCCTGGCGGGTTTGTGCGGGCGCTGCGTGCCATTCCGATGATGATCTCGATTGCAGAAGCAATCCGCGCAAATGCGCCGCGCGCTTGGGTCTGCAATCTGACAAATCCCATGAGCGTGCTGACCGGTGCGATGTATCAGGCCTTTCCTGCGATCCGGTTGTGGGGCGAGTGCCACGAGGTGACGAAGCTGCGCCATCAGGTGGCGTGGATCGCGAACCAAGAGGCGGGCGCGGCGCGCTACAGCCACCGTGATGTTGAGGTCAACGTTCTGGGCATCAATCATTTTACCTTTGTCGATGCGATCGGCCTTGAAGGGCGCGATATGTTGCCCGCCTACCGCGCCTTCGCCGGTCAGCACGGCAACAGCGGCTGGTCCCCGCGCGAGATTGATCCGACGGACGAACATGATCTGTATTTCATGGACCGTAGCCGTGTGAAGTTCGACCTGTATCGCCGGTTTGGCATTCCCGCAGCCGCAGGCGACCGTCACCTGGCCGAGTTCATGCCGCAGGGCGAATACCTCGACGTGGCCGCAGATTGGGAATTCACGCTGACGCCGGTGTCTTACCGCATCCGTGACCGTGCAGAAAAACAAGCACGTGCCGATGCTTTGGCGGCGGGGCAGGGCGTGCCCTATGCCGACCGATCGGACGAGGCCCTTGTTGACCAGATCAAAGGATTGCTGGGTCTGGGCCAATTCGTCAGCAACGTGAACCTGCCCAACCGGGGGCAGATGGATGGTCTGCCGCTGGGCACGATTGTGGAAACCAATGCACTGTTCTCGTCTCTGGGTGTGACACCTTTGGTGGCGGGGCGGATGCCGGATGCTTTGCTGGCGATCACAGCGGATCATGCGGCGCGTCAATCTGCCTTGCTGCAGGCGGTTGCTGACGGGCGCTGGGACGATCTGTTTGATCTGTTCCGCACCGACCCGCTGGTGGTGCCACTCCCTGCGGAGACGGCGCGGCAAATGTTTGATGAAATGGTGCAGGCAACCGCGCATCATTTACCCCGTGATCTGTTGAAGGAGGCATCGTAA
- a CDS encoding pectinesterase family protein, with translation MRPQLTEDAADRFRRDNVLRYVGTAGAERDDPWCPVPLDAAGLRPDYVVGPGGGYASVQEAVNRALQEQRHGRVVIGVAAGVYCGLVYVPRASFAVTLIGLGASPSDVVLAENIDAEMQGPEYIRRFASHFANAPENVAKLYRRIAGLSPISTAHASVLRVENDGFQLLNLTVQNTYNCDRSQGGDLAVNALGQFRNGQHQAVALLVAGADRVQVQNVVLSSFQDTLYLQSPTKGETVRSSFVDCDIEGDVDFIFGQSTAWFERCTIRTLTSRAAKSWATAPSTDLRTPYGFVFNACNFTHDGKAQQGQCYLGRQWFEGVRATPFGAADIPGYRVNVGPVSFFDPPVGTISRATLNSVGKCVILRSLIGDHIDTTAPWDAWSGNEWNPRHRPALYRASDMLSPLADWLREQGQTYEDICPDMPFLAEYQNRTA, from the coding sequence ATGCGACCGCAGTTGACGGAAGACGCGGCGGACAGATTTCGCCGCGACAACGTCTTGCGTTACGTTGGAACGGCCGGGGCCGAGCGGGATGATCCGTGGTGCCCCGTGCCCCTTGATGCAGCGGGGCTGAGGCCGGACTATGTTGTTGGGCCGGGTGGCGGCTATGCATCTGTGCAAGAGGCGGTGAACCGTGCCCTGCAAGAGCAGCGTCATGGCCGCGTGGTGATCGGGGTGGCGGCAGGCGTCTATTGCGGACTTGTCTATGTGCCGCGTGCATCTTTCGCGGTGACCCTGATTGGCTTGGGGGCGTCTCCGTCCGATGTGGTTCTGGCCGAGAACATCGACGCTGAAATGCAGGGCCCCGAATATATCCGTCGCTTTGCTTCGCATTTTGCAAATGCGCCTGAGAATGTCGCAAAGCTCTATCGGCGCATCGCAGGTCTATCCCCGATCAGTACGGCTCATGCCTCTGTGCTGCGCGTCGAGAATGATGGCTTCCAGCTTTTGAATCTGACCGTACAGAATACCTACAACTGCGACCGCTCTCAGGGCGGCGATCTGGCTGTGAATGCCCTTGGGCAATTCCGTAATGGTCAACATCAGGCTGTGGCGCTGCTGGTGGCGGGGGCTGATCGTGTGCAGGTCCAGAATGTCGTTTTGAGCAGTTTTCAGGACACGCTGTATCTGCAATCCCCAACCAAGGGCGAAACGGTCCGCTCAAGCTTTGTCGACTGCGACATAGAGGGCGATGTCGATTTCATATTTGGCCAGTCGACGGCTTGGTTCGAGCGCTGCACCATCCGCACGCTGACCAGTCGCGCTGCGAAATCATGGGCCACCGCGCCGAGCACTGACTTACGCACCCCATACGGATTCGTATTCAATGCGTGTAACTTTACGCATGATGGCAAGGCCCAGCAGGGCCAGTGCTATCTTGGTCGGCAATGGTTTGAAGGGGTTCGCGCCACCCCGTTTGGCGCAGCGGATATTCCGGGTTACCGGGTCAATGTCGGGCCAGTCTCGTTCTTTGATCCGCCTGTCGGAACGATAAGTCGCGCAACACTCAATTCAGTTGGCAAATGTGTGATCCTCCGCTCTCTGATCGGGGACCACATCGACACGACAGCCCCGTGGGATGCATGGAGCGGCAATGAATGGAACCCCCGACATCGTCCGGCTCTTTATCGTGCATCAGA
- a CDS encoding glycoside hydrolase family 88/105 protein, with amino-acid sequence MLAEFLDDYARRYQPYKGGKWCYEDGCLYRALELWHVETGEARWLDHLHRLADPQIGPEGDLLGYGLSDYNIDNILPGRTLLYLYGLTGEARYRKAADLLARQLQTHPRTQSGVYWHKHRYPWQIWLDGLYMGQPFRIAHAQLSGDEADVADSLAQLSTALDTLIDPASGLYWHAYDEAREQPWADPGTGFNKAFWARAIGWLAMALVEVADLVGEDFAPLRARTVALLEKIAALRVADGIWLQVIDRPDLEGNYQETSASAMFTYALLRGARLGLTDIADGLAPMVMDKALRPKAGGGHEMVEICEVAGLGWYEDRFRDGSPEYYLTEARVKDDIKGVAPLMMAAALMQR; translated from the coding sequence ATGTTAGCTGAGTTTCTTGACGATTATGCGCGACGCTATCAACCCTACAAGGGGGGGAAGTGGTGCTATGAGGATGGATGCCTCTATCGCGCATTGGAGCTCTGGCACGTCGAGACCGGAGAGGCGCGCTGGCTTGATCATCTGCACCGGCTTGCAGATCCTCAGATCGGCCCTGAGGGGGACCTTTTGGGCTACGGGCTCTCTGATTACAACATCGACAACATCCTGCCTGGCCGCACGCTGCTGTATCTGTATGGGCTGACGGGCGAGGCGCGGTACAGGAAGGCCGCTGATTTGCTGGCGCGCCAGTTGCAGACACATCCCCGCACGCAAAGCGGCGTTTATTGGCACAAACACCGCTATCCATGGCAGATCTGGCTGGACGGGTTGTATATGGGTCAGCCGTTCCGGATTGCACATGCGCAGTTGAGCGGGGATGAAGCCGATGTCGCGGACAGCCTGGCGCAGCTTTCGACCGCGCTCGATACGCTTATTGATCCTGCAAGTGGCCTATATTGGCATGCCTATGATGAAGCCCGCGAGCAGCCGTGGGCAGACCCCGGAACCGGGTTCAACAAGGCGTTCTGGGCCCGCGCTATCGGCTGGCTGGCGATGGCATTGGTGGAAGTTGCGGATCTGGTGGGTGAGGATTTCGCCCCCTTGCGGGCGCGTACGGTCGCTCTTTTGGAGAAAATCGCGGCCTTGCGGGTTGCAGATGGCATCTGGCTTCAGGTCATCGACCGGCCCGATCTTGAAGGCAACTATCAGGAAACCTCGGCGTCGGCGATGTTCACCTATGCGCTGTTGCGCGGGGCGCGCTTGGGCCTGACCGACATCGCCGACGGTTTGGCCCCGATGGTCATGGATAAGGCGTTGCGCCCCAAAGCGGGCGGCGGGCACGAAATGGTCGAGATTTGCGAGGTCGCGGGTCTTGGTTGGTATGAAGACAGGTTCCGCGACGGCAGCCCGGAATACTACCTGACAGAGGCGCGCGTGAAGGACGACATCAAGGGCGTCGCTCCGTTGATGATGGCGGCGGCGCTGATGCAGCGCTGA